In Candidatus Poribacteria bacterium, the genomic window TTGCAAAAACAGAAAATGAGATCGCGCACGCGCTGAAATCCGGAATTTTTTCATTGAACCTTGAGTCGCCTGCTGAATTGAAGAGAATTCACGCGGTGGCGAAAGAGTTGGATGTACCAGCACCCGTCAGTGTTCGAGTCAACCCCGATGTTGATGCCAAAACACATCCGCACATCTCAACCGGACTTCGAGAGGCAAAATTCGGTGTGCCATTTGAAGTTGCGCTGGAACTATACAGGTTCGCTTCACAGCAACGGCACCTCGCAGTTAAAGGAATCGCAGTGCACATCGGTTCACAGATGACTTCTCTTGATCCGATAATTAGCGCACTCTCTCAAGTAATTGATTTCGTAAAACAACTTAATAGAGACGGGATCAATATCCAGCATCTTGATGTCGGCGGTGGTTTGGGCGTTCGATACAAAGACGAAAATCCACCGACAATTAGGGAGTACTGCAGATCGATTCTGGATCTGTTGGAGAAGCGAGGCTGTAATCTATCCATATCAATCGAACCTGGCCGAGCGATCAGCGCGCATTCAGGGGTGTTGATCAGTCGGGTCGAGTACCTCAAAGCCACAGAAGCGAAGCGGTTTGCAGTCGTCGACGCGGCGATGAACGATTTGCTGCGCCCGGTACTTTTTGACGCATGGATGGAAATTGTGCCCGTGAAACAAAAAGCCACCATCGAAGAGATGCTGAGTGACGTAGTAGGCCCAATTTGCGAAACCGGCGATTTTCTCGGTAAGGACCGACTGCTTGCAGTCGAGTCCGGCGATCTGATTGCAGTACTCGGCGCTGGAGCTTATGGCGCCGTTATGTCGTCGAACTACAATACCCGCCCCAAACCGGCTGAAGTTTTGGTTGACAGCAATCACTTTGATGCAATTAGGACAAGAGAGACTTTCGATCAAATGGTCAACCTCGAAGTCATCCCGGAGCAAATTCGAATCTAATTTCTTTGATTTTCATCTTAGAATTTTACAAATCAGGAAAGAATTGGTTTTGCCGTTGTGCAGTCTGTGAACAAACAAGTTCAACGAAGTGGGGAAATTCAAGGTGTAAACCCCGAAATCCTTCGCTGCGCTGAAAGAATTTGTCAATAAGCGGCTTCAGAACTGGGCTCGTCATGGAATCAAACCCACAATGCAGGCAGACTGCGTGGCTCACCCCTTGTGTTTGGGGTTGAACTCCCCCTGGTCGAAGATCATCTTGTTCTGGAAGTTGGTTTTCAGCTATTCCATCTCATTGACAAAGCTGCTGAACGCTGTGTCGTAGCGCTGGAAACACAACGTGTGTTTCGGAGCGAGCGGGTCACGCGACAATTTGTCAACGTCTATCCTTAAGCGCTCGCCACCTCACTTGGTTGCTCAAAATACTGATCACAGAGTGAAGTTTGTAACGGGCGCAACCCTCATTTTCCTAAATTGACATAGCTTACAACATCTTTGAGTATCTTACTGTCTTTGATTCTCAGCTTTAGAGACCGTCGTTACTTTATGCAGCCTTGTCCGAGCTAATCTTACATTAGTTCAACGTACTTGCTCAAAACTCTATGGTGGGCTTGGTGGCTAGTTACCGGTCATCTCTGCGACACTACCCAAAGGTTCGATATGTATGGTGGCGCGAGGGTTGCACCATTTGTAGTCCACTAACCTAGTAGCTGGAGACACGGCAGTAGACAGCGACGCACTTCGGTGATCGAATGCAGCCGGAGCCTTTCTGTTTAATCTTGGCCAGGTACAAGTTTTATCCCGATGCTTGTTCGTGAACGGGACGTCGACACTTCGCATGAAGCACAGATTTTCATTTTCGCGGCGCATGAATGTCAGGCGAGGTTTCGTACGCTCCTGATCCGACATCAGGTCGCGACCCAAAGTAGACAGGCCGGATAAGGACGTCCGATCTCTTGCAAAACTAGCTTGCAACAAAGGCCAATCGCTCAGAGGATTTTTGACCTTCACGGACGAGATTCCAGATCGAATCGCCTGGGTTTTTTCGCGACAAAATGAAAGGGACTCCGTCTTGGTGGAACCTTTGGATTTCGGGAGGTCATTACCAAGATCCCCTTCCTCAGAACAACGGCACCTGATGATCCGCGTAATAAGGTGTGTCCGGCGGTGGAAGCACCGCGACCACCTTCTGGCTGGCCGTATCGACATGCACTTCGAGAAGCGGTGTCTTATTGAGCGCATTCCGAACGATATCGCGGCCTTTCGGGGCTGGTCCGTCGCCGACAATGGCCTGGGTGAAGATCACCTTGTAGGACATTCCGTCGTGGTCGCGGGGGATAGAATGGCTGAACGCTTCTCCCGCTGGGAGATACATCGGGATCTCGGACACGTACATGTTTCGCGGAAAAACATAGCCGAGAACCGGTGTTCCTTCGGTCAGATTGGACATTGTGGTCTGAACTTCCGGCACGGATTTTGCGATGGCAACGATGCTTGCCATGTCGGCTTCGTCCGTCTCGGCCGCCGCGAGATAAACACCTTCGGGCGCTTCGTGAGCATAGAGGCTAGAGATTGCATGTGCGCGAAGACCGAAAGCAACCGTGATCGCCAATCCGAGCGCGGCGATGAAGACCAATCCCCATCCGGCGAGCACCGCAAGTGTCGATGCACCGAAGTCAATGCTGAAACTAGGTAGCCATCCTTTTGGCAGGAACGGCCCAGTCTCGCGCATGTAGGCATCGTAGCCATCAAATTTGGCAAGACAGACTCGTTCTTCCACTTTAGCAAGCGCAATGTAGCAGAACACCACG contains:
- the lysA gene encoding diaminopimelate decarboxylase, coding for AKTENEIAHALKSGIFSLNLESPAELKRIHAVAKELDVPAPVSVRVNPDVDAKTHPHISTGLREAKFGVPFEVALELYRFASQQRHLAVKGIAVHIGSQMTSLDPIISALSQVIDFVKQLNRDGINIQHLDVGGGLGVRYKDENPPTIREYCRSILDLLEKRGCNLSISIEPGRAISAHSGVLISRVEYLKATEAKRFAVVDAAMNDLLRPVLFDAWMEIVPVKQKATIEEMLSDVVGPICETGDFLGKDRLLAVESGDLIAVLGAGAYGAVMSSNYNTRPKPAEVLVDSNHFDAIRTRETFDQMVNLEVIPEQIRI
- a CDS encoding isoprenylcysteine carboxylmethyltransferase family protein, with amino-acid sequence MEDIRKSTDTAKIARRAFWACAAFYVLIALEIFYMASPFAAYFYAVYGPGLDFLQSIGLTNWTIQFFLPHVLEATRSPLVAILEPMGIAMFFSGLTIFALGAFQVYRAKLLRKGAVMVGFYRKVRHPQYLALIIASIGMLLVWPRFLVLILTVIVVFCYIALAKVEERVCLAKFDGYDAYMRETGPFLPKGWLPSFSIDFGASTLAVLAGWGLVFIAALGLAITVAFGLRAHAISSLYAHEAPEGVYLAAAETDEADMASIVAIAKSVPEVQTTMSNLTEGTPVLGYVFPRNMYVSEIPMYLPAGEAFSHSIPRDHDGMSYKVIFTQAIVGDGPAPKGRDIVRNALNKTPLLEVHVDTASQKVVAVLPPPDTPYYADHQVPLF